In a single window of the Campylobacter hyointestinalis subsp. lawsonii genome:
- a CDS encoding DnaJ C-terminal domain-containing protein, whose protein sequence is MSNSLYETLGVDKNASSDEIKKAYRKLARKYHPDINKDPGAEDKFKEINAAYEILSDDEKRTQYDTYGDNMFGGQSFHDFANAQGGADINDILRNIFGGGGSFGGFSGGFSSRGFGGFSGGFEPNLDINTKITIPFSAAVNGGEYTINISGESVKIKIPAGVNSGEKLRIRSKGKSLNGKRGDAILNLEVSEDDTYKRDGDDLYKTIDVPLKTALFGGKIEVSTFKKDVSIKISPNTKNGQKIRLKGYGVQNRKSGIYGDMYLSVNVILPNVDMLDKDLAKMMQDRL, encoded by the coding sequence ATGAGTAATAGCTTATATGAAACACTCGGAGTTGATAAAAACGCAAGCAGTGATGAAATAAAAAAAGCATATAGGAAATTAGCTAGAAAATATCACCCAGATATCAATAAAGATCCGGGTGCAGAAGATAAATTTAAAGAGATAAACGCAGCTTATGAGATACTAAGCGATGATGAGAAACGCACTCAGTATGATACATATGGCGATAATATGTTTGGTGGGCAAAGCTTCCATGATTTTGCAAATGCTCAAGGCGGAGCAGATATCAATGATATTTTAAGAAATATTTTTGGTGGAGGCGGAAGTTTTGGTGGATTTAGCGGTGGTTTTAGTAGTCGCGGTTTTGGTGGATTTAGCGGTGGATTTGAGCCAAATTTAGATATAAATACAAAGATCACTATACCATTTAGTGCTGCTGTAAATGGCGGAGAATATACTATAAATATATCAGGAGAAAGCGTAAAGATCAAAATTCCTGCTGGAGTAAATAGTGGTGAAAAGCTAAGAATTCGCTCAAAAGGAAAAAGCCTAAATGGCAAGAGGGGAGATGCTATTTTAAATTTAGAAGTTAGCGAAGATGATACTTATAAAAGAGATGGCGACGACTTGTATAAAACCATAGATGTTCCTCTAAAAACTGCGCTTTTTGGCGGTAAAATAGAAGTTTCTACCTTTAAAAAAGACGTAAGTATAAAAATATCCCCTAATACAAAAAATGGTCAAAAGATAAGACTTAAAGGATATGGCGTACAAAATAGAAAAAGTGGAATTTATGGAGATATGTATCTAAGCGTAAATGTAATCCTTCCAAATGTCGATATGTTAGATAAAGATCTTGCTAAAATGATGCAAGATAGATTATAA
- a CDS encoding potassium/proton antiporter — MDQTLMLFGILFLLSIIFSKISDKYGVPVLLMFLAIGMLAGSDGIFGLEFNNAKIAGDVGTIALVYILFAGGFNTGFKELKPVLKTGIILSTLGVVISAVVTGIFAYYIMNFSILESLLFGAIISSTDAAAVFAIMKTTKLKNNLSYLLEFESGSNDPAAIFLTVTILGLVTATALPDTFTLIKDFSLEFIFGGLMGYAFGSMIPSLMNKIKLGYWGLYPVLLISIVAILFGLTEKIGGNGYIAVYVAGIFANKREFLYKKNLVGFFEGIAWMMQIFIFLTLGLLVFPSELPKVAFLSFMMAVVIMFIARPISVFISTMFSKYTNKEKLFISWVGLRGVVPIILATYPLSAGAQNAQIIFNTVFFIAIISVLVQGITLNKVAKYFGVIDEKKKFIGAMTSVPIRYSGIRQFCIGQDSKIIGKNLSELELPDYFLILLSKRNDEYIKVSGSFEFMENDLLLILCEDERKYQKTLEVYEF, encoded by the coding sequence ATGGATCAAACGCTCATGCTTTTTGGAATACTATTTTTACTTAGCATTATATTTAGTAAAATTTCAGATAAGTACGGCGTCCCTGTTCTTTTAATGTTTCTAGCCATAGGAATGCTAGCTGGAAGCGATGGAATATTTGGACTTGAGTTTAATAATGCTAAAATAGCAGGAGACGTGGGAACTATAGCTCTTGTTTATATACTCTTTGCGGGTGGATTTAATACCGGATTTAAAGAGCTTAAGCCAGTACTTAAAACAGGCATCATTCTTTCTACTTTAGGAGTAGTTATTTCGGCTGTCGTTACTGGTATTTTTGCTTATTATATTATGAACTTTAGTATATTAGAATCCTTGCTTTTTGGAGCTATTATTAGCTCTACTGACGCTGCTGCTGTGTTTGCTATAATGAAAACTACGAAATTAAAAAATAATCTATCATATTTGCTTGAATTTGAAAGTGGTAGCAATGATCCAGCGGCTATATTTTTGACGGTGACTATTTTAGGACTTGTAACTGCAACCGCACTTCCAGATACATTTACGCTTATAAAAGATTTTAGTCTTGAGTTTATCTTTGGAGGGCTTATGGGGTATGCTTTTGGCTCTATGATTCCTAGTTTGATGAATAAAATAAAGCTTGGATACTGGGGATTGTATCCGGTTTTGCTGATTTCTATAGTAGCAATTTTGTTTGGTTTAACTGAAAAAATAGGCGGAAATGGTTATATAGCCGTTTATGTAGCAGGAATATTTGCAAATAAAAGAGAGTTTTTGTATAAGAAAAATTTAGTTGGATTTTTTGAAGGTATTGCTTGGATGATGCAGATATTTATATTCCTTACTTTAGGGCTTTTGGTATTTCCAAGCGAACTACCAAAAGTAGCGTTTTTAAGCTTTATGATGGCTGTTGTTATAATGTTTATTGCTAGACCTATAAGCGTATTTATATCTACTATGTTTTCAAAATATACAAATAAAGAAAAGCTATTTATATCTTGGGTTGGGCTTCGTGGTGTAGTTCCTATCATACTTGCTACTTATCCTCTCTCTGCCGGGGCTCAAAATGCTCAGATCATATTTAATACAGTATTTTTCATAGCTATCATATCTGTTCTTGTTCAAGGTATTACTTTAAATAAGGTTGCGAAATATTTTGGTGTTATCGACGAAAAGAAAAAGTTTATAGGTGCTATGACAAGCGTTCCTATACGTTATAGTGGTATAAGACAGTTTTGCATCGGTCAAGATTCAAAGATTATCGGTAAAAATTTGAGTGAGCTTGAGTTGCCTGATTATTTTTTGATACTTTTATCTAAAAGAAACGATGAATACATAAAAGTAAGTGGTTCGTTTGAATTTATGGAAAACGACTTGCTTTTGATACTTTGCGAAGATGAACGAAAATATCAAAAAACCCTAGAAGTTTATGAATTTTGA
- a CDS encoding cation:proton antiporter: protein MDSFLELFLVATACAVVLNVVFKRYEMPTIIGYIITGILIAKIFGLTYDTKITHIAEFGIVFLMFTIGLEFSFKHLMTMKRDVFLNGLLQVFITGTIFSIFLQYTFDIGQKTAIIIGFALSLSSTAIVLKTLNDNGDITQIYGRKALGILLFQDIAVVPLLLMIDIFSSKVSSVDDLVITTLTSAAILLVLLYFIGKYIFNMVLYFVVKTNSQEIFITTILFTVIGASFLAHYFGFSYSLGAFIAGMLIAETQYKHQIEADLIPFRDLLLGFFFITVGMQIDFGIILKNLFVVVMLLLNVMIVKIIAVYGILLLRFKKRVAIKTALSVCQIGEFALAVFALLNSNNMLDIETTQVLTAVVVLSMVITPFILKNIGKIADQLETTEDTPEPQKIKIEPLSEHFIVCGYGRLGQEVVNRLKQQGLPYLVLESDLSLVQLGRSRNENVFYGNATQKITLEQAFIQTCAAVIITVSNEQKLEMIANAIKNIGYNVNTVIRFTGVEEKKLYSNFGQNFHLIREERAVARVLIHEALQCRLDNNDDNI, encoded by the coding sequence ATGGATAGTTTTTTAGAGTTATTTTTAGTAGCTACGGCGTGTGCTGTTGTTTTAAATGTCGTATTTAAACGCTATGAGATGCCTACCATAATAGGCTATATTATCACCGGAATTCTTATAGCAAAAATATTTGGACTTACATATGATACTAAGATAACGCATATTGCTGAGTTTGGTATAGTATTTTTGATGTTTACTATAGGGCTTGAGTTTAGTTTTAAGCATCTTATGACTATGAAAAGAGATGTTTTTTTAAATGGACTACTTCAAGTTTTTATCACAGGAACTATATTTTCTATATTTTTACAATATACGTTTGACATAGGACAAAAGACCGCCATAATCATAGGTTTTGCGTTGTCTCTTAGCTCCACAGCTATAGTTTTAAAGACGCTAAATGACAATGGCGATATAACTCAAATTTATGGCAGAAAAGCTCTTGGGATACTTCTTTTTCAAGATATAGCAGTTGTTCCTCTTTTGCTTATGATAGATATATTTAGCTCAAAAGTTAGCTCTGTTGATGATCTTGTCATCACTACTTTGACTAGTGCTGCAATCCTTCTTGTGCTACTTTATTTTATAGGAAAATATATTTTTAATATGGTCTTATATTTTGTCGTAAAGACAAACTCACAAGAGATCTTTATAACTACCATATTATTTACAGTTATCGGAGCTAGTTTTTTAGCTCATTATTTTGGTTTTAGTTATTCTTTGGGTGCCTTTATAGCCGGTATGCTTATAGCAGAAACACAATATAAACATCAAATAGAAGCCGATCTTATACCTTTTAGAGATCTTCTTCTTGGATTTTTCTTTATTACTGTTGGAATGCAGATAGACTTTGGGATAATTCTCAAAAATTTATTTGTAGTAGTAATGTTACTACTAAACGTGATGATAGTAAAGATCATAGCTGTTTATGGTATTTTACTTTTGCGATTTAAAAAAAGAGTCGCCATAAAAACTGCTCTTAGCGTATGTCAGATAGGTGAGTTTGCTTTAGCTGTATTTGCTCTTTTAAATTCAAACAATATGCTAGACATAGAGACAACTCAGGTCTTAACAGCAGTCGTTGTTTTATCTATGGTAATTACTCCGTTTATATTAAAAAATATAGGAAAAATAGCCGATCAGTTAGAAACTACAGAAGATACTCCAGAGCCACAGAAGATAAAAATAGAGCCTTTGAGTGAGCATTTTATAGTTTGTGGTTATGGAAGACTTGGACAAGAAGTGGTAAATAGGCTAAAACAGCAAGGTCTTCCGTATCTTGTTTTAGAAAGCGATCTTAGTTTGGTTCAGTTAGGTAGAAGTCGCAATGAAAATGTCTTTTACGGAAATGCAACTCAAAAAATTACATTAGAACAAGCCTTTATACAAACTTGCGCTGCTGTCATCATAACAGTAAGCAATGAGCAAAAACTAGAAATGATAGCAAATGCAATAAAAAATATAGGATATAATGTAAATACTGTCATAAGATTTACCGGTGTGGAAGAGAAAAAATTGTATTCAAATTTCGGGCAGAATTTTCACTTGATAAGAGAGGAAAGAGCAGTAGCTAGAGTCTTGATACATGAAGCTCTTCAATGCAGACTAGATAATAACGACGATAATATTTAA
- a CDS encoding ArsS family sensor histidine kinase, which produces MKFSSIFYTITLIFIIATTSIFLAFLWLMDYDKQNYARELNTKYSVVARATLLHMNDLINKEEYLQQTQNLNMPRIEDKDIKDAILNGSTTIEEITADIGSSAILLYQKRHYLKIVHKGTTLLLEDKDYQPYRYDIIKFIFGLVFFILLMTYVFIIRKIKPLRKLKRQIDKFATGNLDIKNVSTGNDEISEVADAFYNAVCQIKSLNHSRQLFLRNIMHELKTPITKGRIAAEMIEKNRNQERLINVFERLESLINEFAAVERATSKLEVENAKPCKVIDIIDEAIDLAMIEKELVTINVINDLNINADFKLMSVAFKNMIDNGIKYSNDKHIIITINEDSVKFITNADKLEQNLEYYTEPFTQGSNAKKSFGLGLYIVDNILKSHGFKLEYEYKNSLNIFKFTNFKS; this is translated from the coding sequence ATGAAATTTTCTTCCATATTTTATACGATAACTCTTATATTTATCATTGCAACTACAAGTATATTTTTAGCTTTTCTTTGGCTTATGGACTATGACAAACAAAACTACGCAAGAGAGCTAAACACAAAGTATTCTGTAGTAGCTAGAGCGACTCTTTTACATATGAATGATCTCATAAATAAAGAAGAATACCTACAGCAAACACAAAATTTAAATATGCCTCGCATAGAGGACAAAGACATAAAAGACGCTATCTTAAACGGTTCAACTACAATAGAGGAAATAACCGCAGATATAGGCTCCAGTGCTATTTTGCTATATCAAAAAAGGCATTATTTAAAGATAGTTCATAAAGGCACTACTTTGCTTTTAGAAGATAAAGATTATCAGCCTTATCGGTATGATATTATTAAATTTATATTTGGTTTGGTATTTTTTATACTTCTTATGACGTACGTATTTATCATACGCAAGATAAAACCACTTAGAAAACTAAAAAGACAGATAGATAAATTTGCAACAGGAAATTTAGATATCAAAAACGTTAGTACCGGAAATGATGAAATTTCAGAAGTAGCAGACGCATTTTACAACGCAGTTTGTCAGATAAAATCACTCAACCATTCACGTCAGCTATTTCTTAGAAACATAATGCACGAACTCAAAACTCCCATCACAAAAGGCAGAATCGCAGCCGAAATGATAGAAAAAAACAGAAATCAAGAAAGGCTGATAAACGTTTTTGAAAGATTAGAAAGTCTGATAAATGAATTTGCAGCAGTCGAAAGAGCGACTTCAAAACTAGAAGTAGAAAACGCAAAACCTTGCAAAGTCATAGATATAATTGACGAAGCCATAGATCTAGCGATGATAGAAAAAGAGCTTGTAACCATAAACGTGATCAATGATCTAAATATAAACGCAGACTTTAAGCTTATGAGTGTAGCTTTTAAAAATATGATAGATAATGGTATAAAATACTCAAACGACAAGCATATCATCATCACAATAAATGAAGACTCAGTCAAATTCATCACAAACGCAGACAAATTAGAGCAAAATCTTGAATACTATACAGAGCCATTTACACAAGGAAGCAATGCTAAAAAAAGCTTTGGATTAGGACTTTATATAGTAGATAACATACTAAAATCTCATGGATTTAAACTAGAATATGAGTATAAAAATAGTCTAAATATTTTTAAATTTACAAATTTCAAAAGCTAG
- a CDS encoding Do family serine endopeptidase, protein MKKLTIISIIAASSLMAANISFNDASQNYTRLNPSSDQNSVLSYHSSIVKAKKSVVNISTSKTIKVKHNINSLMDDPFFQEFFGFRFNIPKEKSQKASSLGSGVIISSDGYIVTNYHVVEDADEIIVTLLDSSKEYKAKIIGVDTKTDLAIIKVDAKNFQAISFADSSKLLEGDLVFAIGNPFGVGGSITSGIISGLNKDNIGLNQYEDFIQTDASINPGNSGGALVDSRGALVGINSAILSRSGGNNGIGFAIPSNMVKTIAQKLITDGKITRGYIGVMISNLTDDQKELYKNKEGALITNVEKDKPAELAGLKRGDLIIKVDNQDIKNANDLKNLIGSLSPNKTISITYERANQISTINLKLINMELGDISKKDTYFDNGLSLQNITDEVRYKNKIPGDIKGVLITDVKEDSSAFVAGFEPGDIIVQINQKIINSIDDYIKEIKSSKNQNSKLMIWINRKGVLMGLVLK, encoded by the coding sequence ATGAAAAAATTAACCATTATTTCTATCATCGCAGCCTCAAGCCTTATGGCGGCAAATATCAGTTTTAACGATGCTAGCCAAAACTACACAAGGCTAAATCCAAGTAGCGATCAAAACAGCGTTTTATCTTATCATAGCTCCATAGTAAAAGCCAAAAAATCAGTAGTAAATATATCTACTTCAAAAACCATAAAAGTAAAGCATAATATAAATAGCTTGATGGACGACCCTTTTTTTCAAGAGTTTTTTGGATTTCGTTTTAACATACCAAAAGAAAAAAGTCAAAAAGCAAGCTCTTTAGGTTCTGGTGTTATCATATCAAGCGATGGATATATAGTTACAAATTATCACGTTGTAGAAGACGCCGATGAGATCATAGTCACGCTATTGGACAGCTCAAAAGAGTATAAGGCCAAGATCATCGGAGTAGATACAAAAACAGACCTTGCCATAATAAAAGTAGATGCAAAGAATTTCCAAGCTATCAGTTTTGCAGATAGCTCAAAACTTCTTGAAGGAGATCTTGTATTTGCTATAGGAAATCCGTTTGGAGTAGGAGGAAGTATAACAAGCGGTATTATTTCTGGACTAAATAAAGATAATATCGGATTAAACCAGTATGAAGACTTTATCCAAACTGATGCTAGTATAAATCCAGGTAATAGCGGAGGAGCTTTAGTAGATAGTAGAGGAGCACTTGTAGGCATAAACTCTGCCATTCTTAGTAGAAGCGGCGGAAACAACGGCATAGGCTTTGCGATCCCATCAAATATGGTAAAAACAATAGCACAAAAATTAATAACCGATGGAAAGATCACGCGTGGATATATAGGAGTTATGATCTCAAATTTAACAGATGATCAAAAAGAATTATATAAAAACAAAGAAGGTGCTCTTATAACAAATGTCGAAAAAGATAAACCAGCAGAATTAGCAGGACTAAAAAGGGGTGATTTAATCATAAAAGTAGATAATCAAGATATAAAAAATGCAAATGATCTTAAAAATCTAATAGGATCACTATCGCCAAATAAAACTATTTCGATAACTTACGAAAGAGCAAACCAAATCTCAACGATAAATTTAAAACTCATAAATATGGAATTAGGAGATATATCTAAAAAAGATACATACTTTGACAACGGCCTAAGCTTACAAAATATTACTGATGAGGTTAGATATAAAAACAAAATTCCAGGCGATATAAAAGGCGTACTTATAACAGATGTTAAAGAAGACTCAAGTGCTTTTGTCGCTGGTTTTGAGCCAGGAGATATCATCGTTCAGATAAATCAAAAGATCATAAATAGCATTGATGATTATATAAAAGAGATAAAATCAAGCAAAAATCAAAATAGTAAGCTTATGATTTGGATCAACAGAAAAGGTGTTTTGATGGGACTAGTATTGAAATAA
- a CDS encoding heat shock protein transcriptional repressor HspR: MKSYEEPVYLISVVAKVLSIHPQTLRQYEREGLVEPSRTGGKMRLYSEKDLDRIKMILRLTRDLGVNLAGVDVILRLKEQIEEYESTIDELKLSMEQMSKNDTKRSLVKRKNSYDLIFLNDKK; encoded by the coding sequence ATGAAAAGTTATGAAGAGCCGGTTTATTTGATAAGTGTTGTTGCTAAAGTTTTAAGTATCCATCCTCAAACATTAAGGCAGTACGAGAGAGAAGGTCTTGTAGAGCCTTCTCGTACCGGCGGTAAAATGAGATTGTATAGTGAAAAAGATCTTGATAGGATAAAAATGATCCTTAGGCTTACTAGGGATTTGGGAGTAAATTTAGCTGGAGTTGATGTCATACTTAGACTAAAAGAGCAGATAGAAGAGTATGAAAGCACTATAGACGAACTAAAACTAAGTATGGAACAAATGAGTAAAAATGACACAAAAAGATCTCTAGTGAAAAGAAAAAATAGCTACGATTTGATATTTTTAAATGACAAAAAGTAG
- a CDS encoding response regulator transcription factor, with the protein MINILMIEDDLELAEILTEYLEQFDIKITTNDDPYLGLSTLNTNKFDLVILDLSLPGMDGLEVCKEIRKKHNIPIIISSARHDLSDKVNAFELGADDYLPKPYNPGELLARIKSHLRRQNITQTEQKSQKKDLVCDDFKHTITLKDTPLNLTVAEYDILRYLIKKEGGAISREELIYNCNSINEESTNKSIDVIIGRIRTKLGENPKDPKYIHAIRGVGYKLVQ; encoded by the coding sequence ATGATAAATATCTTGATGATAGAAGATGATCTAGAACTAGCCGAGATACTAACAGAGTACTTAGAGCAATTTGATATAAAAATCACGACAAATGACGATCCTTATCTTGGACTTTCTACGTTAAATACAAATAAATTTGATCTTGTCATACTTGATCTTAGCTTACCTGGAATGGACGGACTAGAAGTATGCAAAGAGATAAGAAAAAAACACAATATCCCTATCATCATCTCAAGTGCAAGACACGATCTAAGCGATAAGGTAAATGCTTTTGAGCTAGGAGCAGACGATTATCTACCAAAGCCATATAATCCAGGTGAGTTATTAGCACGTATAAAAAGCCATCTAAGAAGACAAAATATAACGCAAACTGAGCAAAAATCACAAAAAAAAGATCTAGTCTGTGATGATTTTAAACATACTATAACGCTGAAAGATACCCCTTTAAATTTAACAGTCGCTGAGTACGACATACTAAGATACCTCATCAAAAAAGAAGGCGGAGCCATAAGCAGAGAAGAGCTCATCTACAACTGCAACTCTATAAACGAAGAAAGCACAAACAAAAGCATAGATGTCATCATAGGACGCATTAGGACAAAACTAGGAGAAAACCCCAAAGATCCAAAATACATACATGCTATACGCGGTGTCGGATATAAGCTAGTTCAATGA
- a CDS encoding TSUP family transporter yields the protein MEFELWHYGLLFFVAFFSGFVDAIAGGGGLITVPALLSVGLPEHIALATNKLQSTFGSFTATVNFSLKGLIDYKELFAGIIFTFIGAVLGTAFVLVIDAKILSYLIPVFLVLIFVYTILSPKIGEEDRAVKLSPKVFYIAFGLILGFYDGFFGPGTGSFWMFAMVALLGIHMKKAVAHTKALNFISNVVSLGVFIAGGQILWILGIVMGFGQILGAYFGSKMVIKKEVKFIKTIFLIVVACTILKLVYDLLFK from the coding sequence ATGGAATTTGAGCTTTGGCATTATGGATTACTATTTTTTGTAGCATTTTTTAGCGGTTTTGTTGATGCTATCGCAGGAGGAGGCGGACTTATCACTGTTCCAGCTCTTTTATCTGTGGGTCTGCCTGAGCATATTGCACTTGCTACAAATAAACTACAAAGCACATTTGGAAGTTTTACTGCTACTGTAAATTTTAGTTTAAAAGGGTTGATAGATTATAAAGAGCTTTTTGCAGGTATAATTTTTACTTTTATAGGCGCTGTTTTAGGTACTGCTTTTGTGCTAGTCATAGACGCAAAAATACTTAGTTATCTTATACCGGTGTTTTTAGTTTTGATTTTTGTTTATACTATTTTGAGTCCAAAGATCGGCGAAGAAGATAGAGCTGTAAAACTAAGCCCTAAGGTCTTTTATATAGCTTTTGGCTTAATACTTGGATTTTACGATGGATTTTTTGGACCAGGAACTGGGTCTTTTTGGATGTTTGCTATGGTTGCTTTGCTAGGAATACATATGAAAAAAGCCGTCGCTCATACAAAGGCCTTAAACTTTATATCAAATGTTGTTTCTCTAGGCGTTTTTATAGCCGGTGGACAGATACTTTGGATACTAGGTATAGTTATGGGTTTTGGGCAAATTTTGGGGGCGTATTTTGGTTCAAAAATGGTTATTAAAAAAGAAGTTAAATTTATAAAAACTATATTTTTGATAGTTGTTGCTTGTACTATTTTAAAGCTTGTTTATGATTTGTTATTTAAGTAG
- a CDS encoding ComEC/Rec2 family competence protein: MVISESKTEILVFVIFCVFVFLCSVGYEFFKFKQFTQKSHQFLNVKVEQSYTKEGKNAKTYNVLRLNAGEFSFYTTLKGSKIDIADKKYLKIGVITKNLDFVNYIKHTFYLPNFKIIPIDKEPNLKDKLVDFIAHQHEIPKLKELYSALFFATAISKELRRNITNWGVAHIVSISGFHLGLLFGFLFFILKPIYKIAQNNHFPYRNANFDITFAILVLMFGYLWLLDFTPSFLRSLIMACICFILLSFGLKVFNFTNLLLTIVIALSFNPSLIFSIGFYFSCLGVFFIFLYIHHFGDKKDLTSKTKMALHTLYLEIFVFSAMNIPVYYFFSSASFYQLSVIPLGYIFVVFYPMSIILHIFGYGGLLDEYMLSFLNLAYEQTKIEVPTWLFICFNVSLLFSIKFKKLALLVAFVGMALFMIPLTLASF, from the coding sequence GTGGTGATAAGTGAAAGCAAAACAGAGATTTTAGTATTTGTTATATTTTGTGTTTTTGTTTTTTTATGTAGTGTTGGCTATGAATTTTTTAAATTCAAGCAATTTACGCAAAAATCACATCAATTTTTAAATGTTAAAGTAGAGCAAAGCTATACAAAAGAGGGTAAAAATGCTAAGACGTATAATGTTTTGAGATTAAACGCTGGAGAGTTTAGCTTTTATACTACTTTAAAAGGTAGTAAGATAGATATCGCAGATAAAAAGTATCTAAAAATCGGCGTTATAACTAAGAATTTGGATTTTGTAAATTACATAAAGCATACGTTTTATCTTCCAAATTTTAAAATCATACCTATAGATAAAGAGCCAAATTTAAAAGATAAATTAGTAGATTTCATAGCGCATCAGCACGAAATTCCAAAGCTAAAAGAGCTCTATTCTGCTCTATTTTTTGCAACTGCTATAAGTAAAGAGCTTAGGAGAAATATCACCAACTGGGGCGTGGCTCATATCGTCTCTATTAGCGGATTTCATTTAGGACTGCTTTTTGGATTTTTGTTTTTTATATTAAAACCTATATATAAAATAGCTCAAAACAACCATTTTCCATATAGAAATGCAAATTTCGATATCACTTTTGCTATTTTGGTATTGATGTTTGGCTATCTTTGGTTGCTTGATTTTACGCCTAGTTTTTTACGTTCGCTTATTATGGCTTGTATCTGCTTTATTTTACTTAGCTTTGGACTTAAAGTTTTTAATTTTACAAATTTACTTCTTACTATAGTTATCGCTCTTAGTTTTAATCCGTCTTTGATTTTTTCTATTGGATTTTATTTTTCTTGTTTAGGGGTATTTTTTATATTTTTATATATTCATCATTTTGGCGATAAAAAAGATCTTACAAGTAAAACAAAAATGGCTCTGCACACTCTTTATTTGGAGATATTTGTATTTAGCGCTATGAATATTCCTGTTTATTATTTTTTTAGTTCTGCTAGTTTTTATCAGCTTAGCGTTATACCTTTAGGATATATTTTTGTTGTTTTTTATCCTATGAGTATAATTTTGCATATTTTTGGATATGGAGGCTTACTAGATGAATATATGCTTAGTTTTTTAAATTTAGCTTATGAACAGACTAAAATAGAGGTGCCAACTTGGCTTTTTATATGTTTTAACGTCTCTTTGCTCTTTTCTATTAAATTTAAAAAACTTGCTTTGCTAGTAGCGTTTGTCGGTATGGCTTTGTTTATGATCCCTTTAACGCTAGCTAGCTTTTGA